The following coding sequences lie in one Drosophila sulfurigaster albostrigata strain 15112-1811.04 chromosome 2R, ASM2355843v2, whole genome shotgun sequence genomic window:
- the LOC133838284 gene encoding LOW QUALITY PROTEIN: probable cytochrome P450 28a5 (The sequence of the model RefSeq protein was modified relative to this genomic sequence to represent the inferred CDS: deleted 1 base in 1 codon), with the protein MTLMTFALLALLVALGYQYLTWTFGYWRKRKVPGPSPKPLTGNFPNMYTLKRHSFYDMQDIYRKYKQDYDMVGMFLGRAPQLLVLNPELAHRVFVADFKSFHDNELANAVDEKSDYILANNMFTMKGEQWKQRRTDITPGLTMSRIKTVYPVTNQVCNKLTEYIRKQSRIGAPEGINSKHLSLCYTSEMVTDCVLGLSAKSFTDNPTPIMDKMKNIFDQSFTFILNTMIFAMFPILSKIRKLRFIPKDIEKFFVSLVETAIDTRKQQLDIGKEFDRVDFLDYIMQLGNKHKLSTRQLAACSMTFLIDGFETTATVLAHALLFLARDVKIQQRLRDEIHANLNSQGFVDFEKLNELPFLDACVQETIRFFPPLIASNKLCTKRIELPNGKGPTVTIEPGTVVVVPHGCFMKDADYFTNPEHFQPDRFMEPNSAKTYRDRGVFMPFGDGPRICIGMRFALTQIKAAIVEVINNFDVKINPKTRKDNLIDSSSFLPKLQGDIWLDFEERK; encoded by the exons ATGACGTTGATGACATTTGCGCTTTTGGCTCTGCTGGTGGCTCTGGGCTATCAGTATCTCACCTGGACCTTCGGCTACTGGCGGAAGCGTAAGGTGCCGGGTCCCAGTCCAAAGCCACTAACTGGCAATTTTCCCAACATGTACACACTGAAGCGACATTCCTTCTATGATATGCAGGATATCTATCG CAAATACAAGCAGGATTATGATATGGTTGGCATGTTCCTTGGCCGAGCTCCACAGTTGCTGGTGCTCAATCCAGAGCTGGCACATCGTGTTTTTGTAGCTGATTTCAAGAGCTTCCATGACAATGAGTTGGCTAATGCGGTCGATGAGAAGTCCGACTACATTCTGGCAAACAATATGTTCACCATGAAGGGCGAGCAATGGAAGCAGCGTCGAACGGACATAACTCCCGGACTGACCATGAGTCGG ATCAAAACAGTTTATCCGGTGACCAACCAAGTGTGCAACAAGCTCACCGAATACATTCGCAAACAGTCTCGCATTGGAGCACCCGAAGGTATCAATAGCAAGCAT CTCAGCCTGTGCTACACCTCGGAAATGGTCACCGATTGTGTGCTGGGACTCAGCGCAAAGAGCTTCACCGATAATCCCACTCCCATTATGGATAAAATGAAGAATATATTCGATCAGTCGTTTACCTTTATATTAAACACCATGATATTCGCTATGTTTCCGATCTTAAGCAAAATCCGTAAACTACGCTTTATTCCCAAGGATATCGAGAAGTTC TTTGTCAGCCTCGTAGAAACCGCCATCGATACACGCAAGCAACAACTTGATATTGGCAAAGAATTTGATCGTGTCGACTTTTTGGACTACATTATGCAGTTGGGCAACAAGCATAAATTAAGCACTCGTCAACTGGCGGCTTGCTCGATGACCTTTCTCATCGATGGCTTCGAAACAACGGCAACAGTGCTGGCTCATGCTTTGCTCTTCTTGGCTCGTGATGTCAAAATTCAGCAGCGGTTGCGCGATGAGATCCATGCGAATCTGAACAGTCAAGGCTTTGTTGACTTTGAGAAACTGAACGAATTGCCCTTCTTAGACGCTTGTGTGCAGG AAACCATTCGCTTCTTCCCGCCTCTGATTGCATCCAACAAGCTGTGCACTAAGCGCATTGAGCTGCCCAATGGCAAGGGTCCAACTGTTACCATAGAGCCGGGCACCGTTGTCGTTGTGCCTCATGGTTGCTTCATGAAGGACGCGGATTACTTCACCAATCCCGAACACTTCCAACCCGATCGCTTTATGGAACCAAATTCAGCCAAAACCTATCGGGATCGTGGCGTTTTTATGCCCTTCGGAGATGGTCCACGCATCTGCATAG GCATGCGCTTCGCTTTAACTCAGATCAAAGCTGCTATTGTTGAGGTGATCAACAATTTCGATGTCAAAATCAATCCAAAGACACGTAAagacaatttaattgatagCTCAAGCTTTCTTCCTAAGCTTCAAGGAGACATTTGGCTGGACTTTGAAGAGCGCAAgtaa